In one Inquilinus sp. Marseille-Q2685 genomic region, the following are encoded:
- a CDS encoding bifunctional precorrin-2 dehydrogenase/sirohydrochlorin ferrochelatase has translation MPPFLQQADALPHLPLFLTVRGRACVLVGGGDATAPKFELLRRAGAAVRLVGADPTFAETAAGAEVLPGPLKAEHLAGACLVIDASGDDRTNERSAALARAAGVPLNVVDRPALCDFILPAILDRSPVVVAVSTGGAAPALAGLIRQELEALIPPGLGRLAALSGTLRDEIRRRIADPARRLAFWRRLYRDGATDRALALDLMDQVAAARPSVGSLTRIAVGPGGEQDLTLRQVAALRRADLLLVEDGVDPAVLDHARRDAPRRGPVRTPAEAAALRDDLGRGLQVVQLVAASVLQSTVMLAAE, from the coding sequence ATGCCGCCCTTCCTGCAGCAGGCTGACGCCCTGCCCCATCTTCCCCTCTTCCTGACCGTGCGCGGCCGGGCCTGCGTCCTGGTCGGCGGCGGCGATGCCACGGCGCCGAAATTCGAGCTGCTGCGCCGCGCCGGCGCCGCGGTCCGGCTGGTCGGCGCCGATCCCACCTTCGCCGAGACGGCGGCCGGCGCGGAGGTCCTGCCGGGGCCGCTGAAGGCCGAGCATCTCGCCGGGGCCTGCCTGGTGATCGACGCCTCGGGCGACGACCGGACCAATGAGCGCAGCGCCGCCCTGGCGCGGGCGGCCGGCGTGCCGCTGAACGTCGTCGACCGGCCGGCGCTGTGCGATTTCATCCTGCCGGCGATCCTGGACCGGTCGCCGGTGGTGGTCGCGGTCTCGACCGGCGGCGCAGCTCCGGCCCTGGCCGGGCTGATCCGGCAGGAGCTGGAGGCGCTGATCCCGCCCGGTCTCGGCCGGCTGGCTGCCCTGTCCGGCACGCTGCGCGACGAGATCCGCCGCCGCATCGCCGACCCGGCCCGCCGCCTGGCCTTCTGGCGCCGGCTGTACCGCGACGGCGCAACCGATCGGGCCCTGGCGCTCGATCTGATGGACCAGGTGGCGGCCGCCCGCCCCTCCGTCGGTTCCCTGACCCGGATCGCGGTCGGCCCGGGCGGCGAGCAGGACCTGACGCTGCGCCAGGTGGCGGCGCTGCGCCGGGCCGACCTGCTGCTGGTCGAGGACGGCGTCGACCCGGCGGTGCTGGACCATGCCCGGCGCGACGCGCCGCGCCGCGGCCCGGTGCGGACGCCGGCCGAGGCCGCCGCCTTGCGCGACGACCTGGGCCGAGGCCTGCAGGTGGTGCAGCTGGTCGCCGCTTCCGTCTTGCAGAGCACGGTAATGCTCGCGGCGGAGTAG
- a CDS encoding alpha/beta hydrolase, whose protein sequence is MTRTLILIAALTLAGGAPALAAPEFHEGACGFTVPDGRAATCGTVIVPENRDKPDGATVTLAVAILSTPDKLGDAPPILYLEGGPGGAAGLDPDGIARWWDLIARNDWLQKRKLVLYDQRGMGRSEPNLTCPEMVEAQIRGNGPEGDGGNASAAVDAARACRGRWEAEGHDLTRYTTPDSARDVADLRRALGIDRWVLFGSSYGTRLALETVRRYPDGIAAMILDGVYPPGRSLFTASEEDDPDGGRSLQRVFAACAADDTCNAAYPDLAARYRTLLERLDDEPPTVTVARPDGNGEAELMFTGGLLAEVVFNDLYSRDDAATLPALIAGIDADRDEAYEEAAEQWLTGLLDPTIANGAYDLAECLSPDAGDLRDAPGSTCPAWPAGAADDLASEPVDSDIPALILSGGLDPVTPPTWARATASHLPNAFLIERQDQGHGLIGSDPCAETLAGKFLDAPDRQPVDACQVAPDPLRFLVNG, encoded by the coding sequence ATGACCCGTACCCTGATCCTGATCGCCGCCCTGACCTTGGCCGGCGGCGCCCCGGCCCTGGCGGCGCCCGAATTCCATGAAGGGGCCTGCGGCTTCACGGTGCCTGACGGACGAGCCGCCACCTGCGGCACCGTCATCGTGCCGGAGAACCGGGACAAGCCCGACGGCGCCACCGTGACGCTCGCCGTCGCCATCCTCTCGACCCCCGATAAGCTCGGCGATGCGCCGCCGATCCTGTATCTCGAAGGCGGCCCGGGCGGGGCGGCGGGGCTGGACCCCGACGGCATCGCCCGCTGGTGGGACCTGATCGCCCGCAACGACTGGCTGCAGAAACGCAAGCTGGTGCTGTACGACCAGCGCGGCATGGGCAGGTCGGAGCCGAACCTGACCTGCCCGGAGATGGTGGAAGCCCAGATCCGCGGCAACGGCCCGGAGGGCGACGGCGGCAACGCCTCCGCGGCGGTCGACGCCGCCCGCGCCTGCCGCGGCCGCTGGGAGGCCGAGGGCCACGATCTGACCCGCTACACCACGCCCGACAGCGCCCGCGACGTGGCCGATCTGCGCCGCGCCCTCGGCATCGACCGATGGGTGCTGTTCGGATCGTCCTACGGCACCCGGCTGGCGCTGGAGACGGTGCGGCGCTATCCCGACGGCATCGCCGCGATGATCCTCGACGGCGTCTATCCGCCCGGCAGGAGCCTGTTCACCGCGTCGGAGGAGGACGACCCGGACGGCGGCCGGTCGCTGCAGCGCGTCTTCGCCGCCTGCGCCGCCGACGACACCTGCAACGCCGCCTATCCCGACCTGGCCGCGCGCTACCGCACCCTGCTGGAACGGCTGGACGACGAGCCGCCGACCGTCACCGTGGCGCGGCCCGACGGCAACGGCGAGGCCGAGCTGATGTTCACCGGCGGCCTGCTGGCCGAGGTGGTGTTCAACGACCTCTACTCCCGCGACGACGCCGCCACCCTGCCGGCGCTGATCGCCGGCATCGATGCCGACCGCGACGAGGCCTATGAGGAGGCGGCGGAGCAGTGGCTGACGGGTCTGCTGGACCCGACCATCGCCAACGGCGCATACGACCTGGCCGAATGCCTGTCGCCGGACGCCGGCGACCTGCGCGACGCGCCGGGGTCGACCTGCCCGGCCTGGCCGGCCGGCGCCGCGGACGATCTCGCCTCCGAGCCGGTCGACAGCGATATCCCGGCCCTGATCCTGTCCGGCGGACTCGACCCGGTGACGCCGCCGACCTGGGCGCGCGCCACCGCCTCGCATCTGCCGAACGCCTTCCTGATCGAGCGCCAGGACCAGGGCCACGGCCTGATCGGCAGCGACCCCTGCGCCGAGACCCTGGCGGGGAAGTTCCTGGATGCGCCGGACCGGCAGCCGGTCGATGCCTGCCAGGTCGCGCCCGACCCGCTGCGCTTCCTGGTGAATGGCTGA
- a CDS encoding heavy-metal-associated domain-containing protein — translation MGVPLSFRVEDMTCGHCAGTIKGAIEGSIPGARVEADPVRKLVSVTGTEDRARVAGLITEAGYTPEAA, via the coding sequence ATGGGTGTCCCGCTGTCCTTCCGGGTCGAGGACATGACCTGCGGCCATTGCGCCGGCACGATCAAGGGCGCGATCGAGGGCAGCATCCCCGGCGCCCGGGTCGAGGCCGACCCGGTGCGCAAGCTGGTCTCCGTCACCGGAACCGAGGACCGGGCCCGGGTCGCCGGGCTGATCACGGAGGCCGGCTACACGCCCGAAGCGGCCTGA
- a CDS encoding heavy metal translocating P-type ATPase — MGIGTVQQANSGTRDVVQLAIEGMTCASCVRRVEQSIAKAPGVAAATVNLATERADVSFSAAPDIPAVVKAIESAGYAVPQDAVELAIQGMTCASCVARVEKKLRAVPGVTGAAVNLATERATVRFARGAVQPAALEQAVRDAGYEARRIGAEDAGDRERDARAAEMASLGRSLAFAAVLTLPVFVLEMGTHLIPAIHDLVMATIGMRQSWILQFVLASLVLFGPGLRFFRKGVPALLRGAPDMNSLVALGTAAAWGYSVVATFLPGALPAGTANVYYEAAAVITTLILLGRYLEARAKGRTSEAIRRLVGLQPKTARVVRDGRTLDLALEEVRPGDIVLVRPGERVPVDGEVVEGSSFVDEAMITGEPVPVAKGVGAEVVGGTINRTGSFSFCATRVGGETLLAQIIRMVEQAQGAKLPIQALVDKVTAWFVPAVMAMAAATFLVWLAFGPDPALAFALVNAVAVLIIACPCAMGLATPTSIMVGTGRAAELGVLFRKGDALQALRDARVIALDKTGTLTQGRAELTDFDTLDGVDRDEALRLVAAVEARSEHPIAEAIVAAASARGLTLPAAEAFEAVPGHGVAASVDGRRVAIGADRYMRSLGLDPSAFAGTAARLGEDGKSPLYAAIDGRLAAIIAVSDPIKPSTPEAIRALHALGLKVAMVTGDNRATAEAIARRLGIDEVAAEVLPEGKVEAVKRLGAGGRRVAFVGDGINDAPALAAADVGIAIGTGTDVAIESADLVLMSGDLRGVANAIALSQATIRNIKQNLFWAFAYNAALIPVAAGALYPAQGWLLSPILAAGAMALSSVFVLANALRLRRFRPPMADRDDGPAPAARLISKEARP, encoded by the coding sequence ATGGGAATCGGGACCGTGCAGCAAGCAAATTCAGGCACCAGGGACGTGGTTCAGCTCGCCATCGAGGGCATGACCTGCGCCTCCTGCGTGCGCCGGGTCGAGCAGTCGATCGCGAAGGCACCGGGCGTCGCCGCGGCGACCGTGAACCTCGCCACCGAGCGGGCCGACGTGTCGTTCTCGGCCGCGCCGGACATCCCGGCGGTGGTCAAGGCGATCGAGAGCGCGGGCTATGCCGTGCCGCAGGACGCTGTGGAGCTGGCGATCCAGGGCATGACCTGCGCCTCCTGCGTCGCGCGCGTCGAGAAGAAGCTGCGCGCCGTGCCCGGAGTGACCGGGGCCGCCGTCAACCTGGCCACCGAGCGCGCCACGGTCCGCTTCGCCCGCGGCGCGGTCCAGCCCGCGGCGCTGGAGCAGGCCGTCCGCGACGCGGGATACGAGGCTCGGCGCATCGGCGCGGAGGACGCCGGCGACCGTGAGCGCGACGCCCGGGCCGCGGAGATGGCTTCGCTGGGGCGCAGCCTGGCCTTCGCCGCTGTGCTGACCCTGCCGGTCTTCGTGCTGGAGATGGGCACGCATCTGATCCCCGCCATTCACGACCTGGTGATGGCGACGATCGGCATGCGGCAGAGCTGGATCCTGCAATTCGTGCTGGCCAGCCTGGTGCTGTTCGGCCCGGGTCTGCGCTTCTTCCGCAAGGGCGTGCCGGCTCTGCTGCGCGGAGCGCCCGACATGAACTCGCTGGTCGCGCTGGGCACGGCGGCCGCCTGGGGCTATTCGGTCGTCGCCACCTTCCTGCCGGGCGCCCTGCCCGCCGGCACGGCCAATGTCTATTACGAGGCCGCGGCCGTGATCACCACGCTGATCCTGCTGGGCCGGTACCTGGAGGCGCGCGCCAAGGGCCGCACCTCGGAGGCGATCCGCCGGCTGGTCGGGCTGCAGCCGAAGACCGCGCGGGTGGTGCGCGACGGCCGGACGCTGGACCTGGCGCTGGAGGAGGTGCGGCCCGGCGACATCGTGCTGGTGCGGCCGGGCGAGCGGGTGCCGGTCGATGGCGAGGTGGTCGAGGGCTCGTCCTTCGTCGACGAGGCGATGATCACCGGCGAGCCGGTGCCGGTGGCCAAGGGTGTCGGCGCCGAGGTGGTCGGCGGCACCATCAACAGGACCGGCAGCTTCTCCTTCTGCGCCACGCGGGTGGGCGGCGAGACGCTGCTGGCCCAGATCATCCGCATGGTCGAGCAGGCCCAAGGCGCCAAGCTGCCGATCCAGGCTCTGGTCGACAAGGTCACGGCCTGGTTCGTGCCCGCGGTGATGGCGATGGCCGCCGCGACCTTCCTGGTCTGGCTGGCCTTCGGGCCGGACCCGGCCCTGGCCTTCGCCCTGGTCAACGCCGTGGCGGTGCTGATCATTGCCTGCCCCTGCGCCATGGGGCTGGCGACGCCGACCTCGATCATGGTCGGCACCGGCCGCGCCGCCGAGCTGGGCGTGCTGTTCCGCAAGGGCGATGCGCTGCAAGCCCTGCGCGACGCCCGGGTGATCGCGCTCGACAAGACCGGCACGCTGACCCAGGGGCGGGCCGAGCTGACCGATTTCGACACGCTGGACGGCGTCGACCGCGACGAGGCGCTGCGCTTGGTGGCGGCGGTCGAGGCGCGGTCGGAGCATCCGATCGCGGAGGCGATCGTCGCCGCCGCTAGCGCGCGGGGCCTGACCCTGCCGGCGGCCGAGGCCTTCGAGGCGGTGCCCGGCCACGGTGTCGCGGCATCGGTCGACGGCCGCCGCGTCGCGATCGGCGCCGACCGCTACATGCGGTCGCTGGGCCTGGACCCGTCGGCCTTCGCCGGGACGGCCGCCCGGCTGGGCGAGGACGGCAAGTCGCCGCTCTACGCCGCCATCGACGGCCGCCTGGCCGCGATCATCGCGGTGTCCGACCCGATCAAGCCGTCGACGCCGGAGGCGATCCGGGCGCTGCATGCGCTCGGCCTGAAGGTGGCGATGGTCACCGGCGACAACCGCGCCACGGCGGAGGCGATCGCCCGGCGCCTCGGCATCGACGAGGTCGCGGCCGAGGTGCTGCCGGAGGGCAAGGTCGAGGCGGTGAAGCGCCTCGGCGCAGGCGGCCGGCGGGTGGCCTTCGTCGGCGACGGCATCAACGATGCGCCGGCCCTGGCCGCCGCCGATGTCGGCATCGCCATCGGCACCGGCACGGACGTCGCCATCGAGAGCGCCGACCTGGTGCTGATGTCGGGCGACCTGCGCGGCGTGGCCAACGCCATCGCCCTGTCGCAGGCGACGATCCGCAACATCAAGCAGAACCTGTTCTGGGCCTTCGCCTACAACGCCGCGCTGATCCCGGTCGCCGCCGGCGCCCTGTACCCGGCCCAGGGCTGGCTGCTGTCGCCGATCCTGGCGGCCGGCGCCATGGCACTGTCCAGCGTGTTCGTCCTCGCCAACGCGCTGCGCCTGCGCCGTTTCCGGCCGCCCATGGCGGACCGGGACGACGGGCCGGCGCCGGCGGCGCGGCTCATTTCCAAGGAAGCCAGACCATGA
- the cueR gene encoding Cu(I)-responsive transcriptional regulator translates to MNIGQAAAASGVSAKMIRYYESVGLTRQVVRTEAGYRVYSDDDVHTLRFIRRARDLGFSVEQIAGLLALWQDRDRSSADVKRIALGHVAELERKVEGLKQMIGTLRHLSACCHGDDRPDCPILDDLALEPKPARRARSA, encoded by the coding sequence ATGAATATCGGCCAGGCGGCAGCCGCCTCCGGCGTCTCCGCCAAGATGATCCGCTACTACGAATCCGTCGGGCTGACCCGGCAAGTGGTTCGCACCGAAGCCGGCTATCGGGTCTACAGCGACGACGATGTGCACACGCTGCGCTTCATCCGCCGCGCCCGCGACCTTGGCTTCTCGGTCGAGCAGATCGCCGGGCTGCTGGCGCTGTGGCAGGACCGCGACCGATCCAGCGCCGATGTGAAGCGGATCGCGCTCGGCCATGTCGCCGAGTTGGAGCGGAAGGTCGAGGGGCTGAAGCAGATGATCGGCACGCTGCGGCATCTCTCCGCCTGCTGCCATGGCGACGACCGACCCGACTGCCCGATTCTCGACGACCTGGCGCTCGAGCCGAAGCCGGCCCGGCGGGCACGATCCGCCTGA
- a CDS encoding sugar-binding protein: MKRLILAGLAAAVASALAIGPATAADKTIAFVVNGSSDFWTIAHKGTDKAVSELKGYSVEFKIPGQSSAAEQRQIVEDMLARGVAGIGISPVDPDNATALLNKAAAQVPLFTFDSDAPKSDRLLYIGTDNVAAGVQAGELIKKTLPDGGKIMLFVGTLGNANARERVEGIKKAIAGTKIEIVDVRTDDIDFAKAKRNVEDTLTKYDDLAMLVGLYSYNTPIIYDAMKAAGKLGQIKVVGFDEDPVTLRGVQEGVIEGTVVQQPYEFGYQTVKLLAQYIEGDKSFIPADKLKIIPTRLIDQSNVADFQKQMRELLGK, from the coding sequence ATGAAGCGCTTGATTCTGGCGGGTCTCGCGGCCGCCGTCGCATCGGCTCTCGCCATCGGCCCGGCCACCGCCGCCGACAAGACCATCGCCTTCGTCGTCAACGGGTCGTCCGATTTCTGGACCATCGCCCACAAGGGCACCGACAAGGCGGTGTCCGAGCTCAAGGGCTACAGCGTCGAGTTCAAGATCCCCGGCCAGTCCAGCGCCGCGGAGCAGCGCCAGATCGTCGAGGACATGCTGGCCCGCGGCGTCGCCGGCATCGGCATCAGCCCGGTCGACCCGGACAATGCCACGGCATTGCTGAACAAGGCCGCCGCCCAGGTACCGCTGTTCACCTTCGACAGCGACGCGCCGAAGAGCGACCGGCTGCTGTATATCGGTACCGACAACGTCGCCGCCGGCGTGCAGGCGGGCGAGCTGATCAAGAAGACCCTGCCGGATGGCGGCAAGATCATGCTGTTCGTCGGCACCCTGGGCAACGCCAACGCCCGCGAGCGGGTCGAGGGCATCAAGAAGGCGATCGCCGGCACCAAGATCGAGATCGTCGACGTCCGCACCGACGACATCGACTTCGCCAAGGCCAAGCGCAATGTCGAGGACACGCTGACCAAGTACGACGACCTGGCGATGCTGGTCGGCCTCTACTCCTACAACACGCCGATCATCTACGACGCCATGAAGGCGGCCGGGAAGCTGGGCCAGATCAAGGTCGTCGGCTTCGACGAGGACCCGGTCACCCTGCGCGGCGTGCAGGAGGGCGTGATCGAGGGCACGGTGGTACAGCAGCCCTACGAGTTCGGCTACCAGACGGTGAAGCTGCTGGCCCAGTACATCGAGGGCGACAAGTCCTTCATCCCGGCCGACAAGCTGAAGATCATCCCGACCCGGCTGATCGACCAGAGCAACGTCGCCGACTTCCAGAAGCAGATGCGGGAGCTGCTGGGCAAGTAA